The following is a genomic window from Pan paniscus chromosome 6, NHGRI_mPanPan1-v2.0_pri, whole genome shotgun sequence.
CTCAGCCGGTGTTCCTGCTCTGAGgattctttctattcctttttcagggctctctctctctcaatccagATTTTAAGCCTGGTACCCCTTGGGGTCATCATCAGTGTCTTCCCTTATCACTATGTAGACTCTCCTGGGTTGGTCTTCTCCACCAAAGGGGACTTCAGTGACCACCAGGAGGAAGGACCCTCCACACCTCTTGCCCTGAGCCCCGCCGCTGTCCTGGTCTGCACACCCCTCGACCCGACTGCACATATCCAGGCACCTCCCGCTCCACCTGCCCACGCTGGATCCTCCCCTGCGATCACTTCCTCTGTGCAAGGGGGAATTACAGAGCTGGAGTCAACCTCCCCGTCCCTCACCCTCCTTGCCACACACAGTtgtcagggtttttttcttttcgaaATTTGTCTTTGGTCTGCCCCAGGCCTTTGTCCTAGTTACCATCGACTTAGGTCCTGGCACCCTCATCTCTCACTGTCCTTTTGCCTCACCCTCAAAGCTCCCCTCTGCCAGAGAGATCTGAGCATGTCATCACTGGCTTAAAACCCTCCAGCCCCCGCCTTTCTCCCTCATCCTGTGAATAAACTCCAAATCCCTTCCCGGGTCACACTGGCCTCTCCATGCCCCAGCCGCAGCTTACCTCGCTGGCCCTATCTCGCCCCCACCCATGCTCCCTCCAGCtttatgctgggattacaggagtggccactgcgcctggccaaccaggctaattttgaaacttttgtagaggcagggtctcactatgttgcccaggctggtctcaaactcctggactcaagtgatccacccacctcggcctcccaaagtgctgttattataggcataagccacccagTCACGTGTTTTATAACAGGTGTTTTGTATATATAACACCCAGCCAGGTATTATTATTACTCGTCTTAAAGAATGATCTGCTAGGTTTGGTGATGGCCTATAATGGCAGGAATTCACTGATTCAGCATTTTGGACatttacaatgtgccaggcatggcTCCAGGCACTGAAATACACCAGGGGACAAAATGAAGTCCCCACCCTCATGCACCAGAGAGTGCAAACAGGGGAGTGTCCAGACACAAACAAGGGGCCTAgggcagtggtgcatgcctataattccagcactttgggaggcccaggcaggaagatCGTTGGAGGCCAaggaattcaacaccagcctgggcaacataacaagaccccatttctacaaaatatgaaaaatgagctgggcatggtggtgtgcacctgtagtcccagctgctcgggaggctgaggtgggaggattgcttgagcctaggagttggaggctgcagtgagccatgatcacaccactgcactccagcctgggcaagagtgagacgctatctccaaaaagaaagaagaaaaagaaagggggggCGGgcgagggagggggagagagagagagaggaagggaaaggggcgggagagagagaaagaaaaaaagagaaaggaacaaacCAGAActgcaaacaaaaaacaggaagggGTGAGCACGTGACACCAGGGAGCTCCCATCCTGTGCGTGTAGCTTCAATCCCCGGCACCTGGGTTTAGCTGCCGCTCAAACACTAAGGAATGAATGTGCCAGGGCAGGGCTGCAGGGAAATCGAGGATAGCTGGATCCATTTTGGTGCCAGGTGATAGCGCCAGAGAGCACAGGATCCAGTCCCCGCGGGCCCCGCCGCCCCGCCTGCACCCTCACTCCCCACCTTCATGCGGCTGCAGACGGTGGAGACGGGCGTGACCGGGTGGTGTTGGTGGGAGCCCAGCAGACCGCAGAGGCCACAGATGAGCTCCTGGTCCTTCTCGCAGAAAAGGCTGAGCGGGTTCCGGTGGTGCACGCAGACCTTGGGCTCCGGGTCCCCAGGTAGCCTCAGGGCTTCGATCACCCGGGCCAGGGAGACGTTGGGTGGGGAACTGCTGCCGTCCACCACCTGCCAGCACACGGGGCAGCGCAGCTCGGCATCCAGGTGGTAGGACAGGGAAACCAGGCAGCCCTTGCAGTAGGAGTGGCCGCACTGTAGCATTAGGGGCTCCTTGAAGACCTCCAGGCAGATGGGACACTGAAGCCGGTCCTCCAGCTCTGGCAGGCTCACCTGCCAAGCCATCCACACTCACTGCCCGGGCTGAAACACAGGCATCCAACCTCAgtcctgtcccctcccctccccctgtcCAGCACTCATCCACCACCCTCAACCCTAAGGAGCACCAGAATTTTAGAGGAAACACTTTGAGTCCTGGATCCCAGTCCTAACCCACATGACCTTGGGCCCCAGTTTCCGCAGCTGTAAAACAAAAGACTGCAGTGAAAAAACTGGTCCCTTGaagatacgtgtgtgtgtgtgtgtgtgtgtgtgtgtgtgtgtgtgtgtctacatttTTTACTCAAATTTGGAGACAAGCATGAAAGGGGCCATCTGCAGGGTCATTTGCAGTGACACTAATAATGCAAGGTCCAGCCCCAGCATGCATCCGGACCTAGAACTGGACAGCAAAACCCAGGCAAGCTCCCCACCTTCTAGATCAGTTCCCAAACTTTCGGGAAACTGTTGAAAGCATAGGTGTAATAGAGATTCTAGAGGCCCACCTTCAAAGGATCTGCTTCAGGGGGTCTCCAGTGAGACCCAGAACTCTACACTTATAGGTGACACTCCCAAGTAATTCTAGAGAGCCTGGAACCTACAAGGCCTCTACCCTGATCTCCCATCTGCTCCCCTATGAAAGCTTGTCAGTGAGACAGAAGAAGCACCAGAAGCCCCCAGCAAGAGCCCGACATTGGAATACCTGGCTTCTCAGGATCCACTGGGCCTCCCACTATGGCCTCAAGCCAGCATCACTGGCTTTTCTTCTTCCCAGCAGGGAACAGCAGGCACAGAGTCAGAAGTGGGAAGTGCAGCTGGACGCCTGCACCACTGCCTGGTCTCtgccccttc
Proteins encoded in this region:
- the LOC117978629 gene encoding tripartite motif-containing protein 73 → MAWQVSLPELEDRLQCPICLEVFKEPLMLQCGHSYCKGCLVSLSYHLDAELRCPVCWQVVDGSSSPPNVSLARVIEALRLPGDPEPKVCVHHRNPLSLFCEKDQELICGLCGLLGSHQHHPVTPVSTVCSRMKEELAALIAELKQEQKKVDELIAKLVNNRTRIVMSSDVFSWVIRHEFQELRHPVDEEKARCLEGIGGHTRGLVASLDMQLEQAQGTRERLAQAECVLEQFSNEDHHEFIRKFHSMASR